In Arachis hypogaea cultivar Tifrunner chromosome 7, arahy.Tifrunner.gnm2.J5K5, whole genome shotgun sequence, the genomic window TTGCTCCTTTGCTTCCTGATCAATGTCATGAAGAACATATCTTGTATCAGGAACATATCCAGCATCCTTCATCCCACTCAAAGCTTTCAGCTTCTCATCATCCTTGTAAAGCGTCGGGTTCTTGTACTCAATAATTCTATTCTTGCCATCAAGCATGTTAATTGCAGTGTACTTCCTTGGCGGTGGCGTGGGGATCTTATTGGCAACAACCTTTGATGGGTCAAGACTCAACACTATCTCTTCTGCATAGTCTTCAAGATCAACATCCCCATGAATTCGAGCATAGTTCTTCAGAGTCTCCCAAACAGTCACTGTGGGCTCGAATGGCAACTCCTTGATGAACTCCTCGGCTTCCTTGAGATATCCAGATTGTCCAAGAACATCCAAAAGCCCCATATAGTGCTCCGAACCAGGTTTAATCCCATACTTGCTTTCCATGGACTCAAAATGAAGGAAAGCATCTTCCACAGCCTCAGCACTAGCACAAGCTGATAACACAGCCAGCAAAGTCTCCGACGAAATTTCCAAACCGGACTCATTCATTTGATCAAACAGCTGCAAGGCATCATCCCCCATTGTGCTATTGGCATAACCGCGCAACATCAAGTGCCAAGAATCCATATTCCTGTTGGGCATATGATCAAACACCCTTCGTGCATCAGTCATGCTCTTGCAGTTCCCATACATTTCAATGACCTTGTTGTTCAAATTGAGATCACTCCTGCAAGTTGATTGCAGAAAGTAATCGTGTGCCTTCTTGGCATCCTCAAGGGACTTGGATTTGCCACAGAAATCAAAGAGCAAATGAAAGCAAGAAGCATCGGCTTTCACCCCTTTCTCCATCAACTCAATTGCTTCCTTAACCCTCCCCTCCTGGCACACACGTCTCAAATCAACAATTGAAGGGGCTggcgaaggaggaggaggaggaggaggagaaggaggagctaCGGGAACGTGAGCTTGCCCTGGTAGAGAACCTTGTGGGTTGAACTGGTTAGGGTTTCGAAATTGGGGAGGTTGTGGATAGCCTTGATTCCTAGGGTTCCATTGGTTAGGGTTACCCTGGTTCGGATTGTTCCATTGATTTTGGTAATGGGGTGGCTGAAAGTTCTGATTTTGGGATGTGGGTGGTGGTGTTGGTCTCTGTTGAGGATAGTTTTGACTCCACTGATTATGAGTATGGTTTTGACCCTGCTCGGGAAACTGACGAGTCGCATTGTGAGGTTGATAGGGGTTCTGATTCTGGTTCTGGTGAGGGAAATTATTGATAGGATGAGGGTTTCCATGGTGATTTTGGGTTTGTGGATTGAAATGTTGAGAGGAATCTCTGAAAGTGGGTTCAACACCATGGCGGTTATGATCAGAGTTGGGAGGGAATCTGTGAAAGTCGTTGGTTGGAAGTGCGGAGGTACTTAGAGACCTGCAAGTGTTAGTGAGGCAGAGGCGTAGCTTGAGGGATGAAGAAGAAAGCATGGTGGCTCGTGCGCGTTGAAACGAACCCAACATCGCCATTTTCTTCTCTGAGACTGAGAtagcgtttggtagagagacTGAGCTGGGAGACAGAGAgaacaacataaaaaataaagtaagaaCAAAGAACAAAGAACAACATCAACTTATCATGCCTCAATCTCATCATTTCATAGAAAGAAACACATTGTTTAATAATTTCTGACCGCTCCATTACTTCCTAGCAAAATCATTTCATACAAAATAGGCataaatattcaatttaatcaaataaaaattaaattagatataatCATTCAATTCCTTCTGTTCAAATTTCACCAACTCTAGCACCAAAAAGAGAAGTTTTCATAAGTTAAAGAAGAGCATTCAGATCATGATAGCAAATTTTGAATGATGAGCAATTTATTTGTGCAAATACTAAATAGTAGGAATAAAGATGAGAAAGTTATGCTTAATAACAGCACATATTAGACTCTGTCTCAGCAGTAGGTAACGGCGTAAAACATTTTAGTTTCAACAC contains:
- the LOC112702579 gene encoding pentatricopeptide repeat-containing protein At2g15690, mitochondrial, yielding MAMLGSFQRARATMLSSSSLKLRLCLTNTCRSLSTSALPTNDFHRFPPNSDHNRHGVEPTFRDSSQHFNPQTQNHHGNPHPINNFPHQNQNQNPYQPHNATRQFPEQGQNHTHNQWSQNYPQQRPTPPPTSQNQNFQPPHYQNQWNNPNQGNPNQWNPRNQGYPQPPQFRNPNQFNPQGSLPGQAHVPVAPPSPPPPPPPSPAPSIVDLRRVCQEGRVKEAIELMEKGVKADASCFHLLFDFCGKSKSLEDAKKAHDYFLQSTCRSDLNLNNKVIEMYGNCKSMTDARRVFDHMPNRNMDSWHLMLRGYANSTMGDDALQLFDQMNESGLEISSETLLAVLSACASAEAVEDAFLHFESMESKYGIKPGSEHYMGLLDVLGQSGYLKEAEEFIKELPFEPTVTVWETLKNYARIHGDVDLEDYAEEIVLSLDPSKVVANKIPTPPPRKYTAINMLDGKNRIIEYKNPTLYKDDEKLKALSGMKDAGYVPDTRYVLHDIDQEAKEQALLYHSERLAIAYGLISTPPRTPLRIIKNLRVCGDCHNAIKIMSRIVGRELIVRDNKRFHHFKDGKCSCGDYW